From Azospirillum brasilense:
TGAAGCTGTGGCCCGACAGGCCGGCGACCTGCTGGGCCGCCAGAACCACCTGCCCGGCGGCGGGGCTGTTCGCCAGGGCGGCGCCGATCACCGTCGATTGGGTGCCTGACGCAGCAGCAGCCATCGCGGCGACCTCGGGCTTGCGGGCGGGAAACGGCACGCGGGTCCCGTCGGCAAGTTGGATCGGCGCCTCCGGCTTCGTCGCCGGCAGAGGCGGTGCCTTCTGTCCGTTGGTCAATCGCCCGCGGGGAACCGGCTGGGCATCCGCCAGCGCGCTTTGAAACGACCCGCCCGACGCGGCGCCCGTGGAGGACGGCGGCGCGGGAACATCCGGCTTGCGCTCGGGAATCGGGACGAGTGGAGGCAGCGCGACCTTCATGGAACACCGGAACCGTCAGACCGGAACCGCCCTCGCGGAACCCTTCGCCGCAGCTTTAGCACAAAGGCCTTAATTTTTCTTAATCATTGGCCGGGATCGGCGCGATGGATTCAATCGCCCGGCGTGTCGGCCAAGCGGATGGGGCCGACATCGACCGCCGTCCGCCGCCCCTCGCCGTTCCAATGGTCGACGGCGGCCAGAAGCCGGTTTTTCTCCAAGGGCTTGGCCAGATGATCGTCCATCCCGGCCTGTCGGCAGCGCTCCACCTCCACGGCCAGCACACCCGCCGACAGGGCCAGGATCGGGATGCGGCCCAGCACGCCGGGAAGCGCCCGGATGCGCCGCGTCGCCTCCAGCCCATCCATCACCGGCATCTGAACGTCCATGAGGACGAGGTCGTACACGCGCTCCTGCACCGCGGTCACGGCGGCGGCGCCGTCGGGCACCGCGTCCACATGGTGACCGGCCCGGGTCAGCATGGCGATCACGAGATCGCGGTTCATCGCCAGATCCTCGGCCAGCAGGATGCGCGCACCGCGGCTCGACGGCTGGTGGTTCAGCGCGCCGCCGTCTTGGTCGTCCCGTTCCGGGGCGCTGGCGGGTTGCAGCGGCAGGCTGAACCAGAAGGTGCTGCCGACGCCGGGGCGGCTTTCCACGCCGATCTCGCCGCCCATCAGCTCGACCAGACGGTGGCAGATGGCCAGCCCCAGGCCGGTGCCGCCGCGCCCGCGGTCCAACTGGCTGAAGCGCTGGAACAGTTCGCGCTGGCGGTCTTCGGGCACGCCGATGCCGGTGTCGCTGACGGTGAAGGTGTAGCGGCGCGGGCCGGCCTCGTCCCCCATGGCCTTGACGGTCAGGCGGACGCTGCCCGTGTCGGTGAACTTCACCGCGTTCCCGAGCAGGTTCAGCAGGATCTGGCGCACCCGGTCGGGATCGCCCAGCACGTAGCCGCGCGCTGCCGCGGAGACGGAGGTGTGCATCTCCAGCCCCTTCTGCTCGGCGGCCAGCCGCACGATGGCCTGGCAGCGGTCGGCCAGATCGTCCAGCCGGAACGGCACACGGACCAGATCGAGCTTGCCCGCCTCCAGCTTCGACAGGTCCAGCACGTCGTTGATGACGGTCAGCAGGGACCGCCCGGCCTCCCGCACCTGGGAGGCGTAGCGCCGCTGCTCCGCGGTCAGCGGCGTTTCCAGGAGCATGTCGGCGAATCCGATCACGCCGTTCATCGGCGTCCGGATCTCGTGGCTCATGGTCGCCAGGAAATCCTCCTTGGCGCGGCTGCCGGCGCGGGCCTCCTCCATGGCGGCGCGCAGTTCCTGCTCGCGCCGCTTCAGCCGGCCCGACATGTCGTTGAAGGCGTTGGCCACCAGCCGAATCTCGTCGGGCGCGCCGTGGGCCTCC
This genomic window contains:
- a CDS encoding hybrid sensor histidine kinase/response regulator; this encodes MLAGLPSRLFRATGLRSLRLRLMGVVLASLALPLAGALYFFDQQLDQRLSSAQELARHLTEDGVERQRDLIGEARNLLSVLALVPAVRDADHRDTDACVATLAPMPRQHRWTTGVWVTDPNGLLICDTTGPGSGMSLREREYFQRALDTKSFVLSEVVIGKRSGKPLILAVQPVLVNGEVERVLGVAIDLAWLTDLVKVTKQDDARILVLDRRGVLIARQPDPEGWVGRSLMDFPYIKRMLTEGSGVFESESADGRTRIWAFRHSPETDTVFAVGMPTGPIVADAQRDLLRGLVLLGIAGLFSVAALWSLLHASVLRWMRVLSQAATRIGAGDVGTVVEAHGAPDEIRLVANAFNDMSGRLKRREQELRAAMEEARAGSRAKEDFLATMSHEIRTPMNGVIGFADMLLETPLTAEQRRYASQVREAGRSLLTVINDVLDLSKLEAGKLDLVRVPFRLDDLADRCQAIVRLAAEQKGLEMHTSVSAAARGYVLGDPDRVRQILLNLLGNAVKFTDTGSVRLTVKAMGDEAGPRRYTFTVSDTGIGVPEDRQRELFQRFSQLDRGRGGTGLGLAICHRLVELMGGEIGVESRPGVGSTFWFSLPLQPASAPERDDQDGGALNHQPSSRGARILLAEDLAMNRDLVIAMLTRAGHHVDAVPDGAAAVTAVQERVYDLVLMDVQMPVMDGLEATRRIRALPGVLGRIPILALSAGVLAVEVERCRQAGMDDHLAKPLEKNRLLAAVDHWNGEGRRTAVDVGPIRLADTPGD